The following coding sequences lie in one Takifugu flavidus isolate HTHZ2018 chromosome 4, ASM371156v2, whole genome shotgun sequence genomic window:
- the dlgap4b gene encoding disks large-associated protein 4 isoform X2, with the protein MKGLGANRNRHLSDSCDPSSGHPESMYPQRSGALLRSPYLLSPTMDHYGTMEPHLYQSSNPGSLPPDCLLPLNNQMTNSSTFPRIQYNSYDQSDFSPPDDSIGGISTGTMGTSMSMGMGAGMGMAGLSGRTPMITSGSATISHHMSKAQTPSSLLDFEKQLPVGCDGFSTLQFHRTSAIAAAKQRTDSPGRIRYMLHSVQKLFAKSQSLETHNMKGNVNGRSTGSGGGSSSTEDGGKQHRRAKSKDRGTKSEAKRRPRSNMSGYWSSDDLDSSDLSSYHNAMAMMTLGRPSGHDVQGGAGRYIHSGYNTISSSKSSSDMKYHGLAVPGGGQGSGGVVLSDSEYLKGGSWSALTVGHPKPVIHKGSATLDRSMLKSKSCQQDLTCNYLQVGQRGDWSSSLGRSRGANEIPCRRMRSGSYVKAMGDMEDSDDSEGSPKPSPKMAARRQSYLRATQQSLSDQLPPRNCLPALRELSNNRSLDNLDCIGGTRWDDDDDFSQACSTLGRRSCMGQLRDLEMSHHYEDRSSESTFRDSRSHSQDNSEPPDLPMPTCFRSRSHSYLRAIQAGCSQDDDTASVDSGCSPPLADTTVRTYSTSTVSTCITTCKKAAPPPVPPRTTSKPYISVTVQSSTESAQDNYLDQQDRRSEVNSQSSHAHSNSSDSLDSTRANSLARGIPRPPHIIPTPIAIPREPVGPSTSNASTETSDSAIQRDKSGLNSGGLAAEEPLVAPVPRRKLSSIGIQVDCIQEAPREETPPLAKFQSIGVQVEDGWQPSGSSSMTSKQETDSDTHDPPSVPLISHAKHSEKKVMVNSASQSTSPPPRRDSLDNGGTPGEASSPPPAPRQILKRSTTRSSSSSFSESLDPALDPSSLPPPDPWLESGNGSSSSLPQFGGGGTLCRRDGHWFLKLLQAETARMEGWCQQMEQETKDNQLSEEVLGKVRSAVGSAQLLISQKFQQFRGLCDQNLNVSANPRPSAQDLAGFWDLLQLSIEDISLKFDELYHLKSNDWQPVPSAARQSPPERKEEDKATPSASKKPGKGRPLLSREKSADSSSTSSSASAEKQRQEARKRLLAAKKAASFRQNSATESADSIEIYVPEAQTRL; encoded by the exons ATGAAGGGTTTAGGGGCCAACCGCAACAGGCACCTGTCTGACTCCTGTGACCCCTCCTCGGGCCATCCGGAGTCTATGTACCCTCAGAGGAGCGGCGCCCTACTGCGCAGCCCTTACCTGCTGAGCCCCACAATGGACCACTATGGCACCATGGAGCCCCACCTCTATCAATCATCCAACCCGGGCTCCCTTCCACCGGACTGTCTCTTGCCTCTCAACAACCAGATGACCAACAGCAGCACCTTTCCCAGGATTCAGTACAACTCCTACGACCAGTCTGACTTCTCACCACCAGACGACAGTATTGGGGGGATCAGCACGGGGACCATGGGTACGTCCATGTCCATGGGCATGGGAGCCGGCATGGGGATGGCGGGTCTAAGCGGGCGGACGCCGATGATCACGAGCGGCTCAGCGACTATATCCCATCATATGAGCAAGGCCCAGACGCCATCCAGTCTACTGGACTTCGAGAAGCAGCTGCCTGTGGGCTGCGACGGCTTCAGCACACTGCAGTTTCACCGGACCTCCGCCATCGCCGCCGCCAAGCAGCGCACGGACAGCCCGGGCCGCATCCGCTACATGCTGCATTCGGTGCAGAAGCTCTTCGCAAAGTCGCAGTCGCTGGAGACCCACAACATGAAGGGCAACGTCAACGGACGCTCCACGGGCAGCGGCGGGGGCTCCTCCAGCacggaggatggagggaagcagCACCGCAGGGCCAAAAGTAAAGACCGGGGAACCAAATCGGAGGCCAAGCGCAGGCCGCGATCCAACATGTCAGGGTACTGGAGCTCAGACGATCTGGACAGCAGCGACCTGAGCAGCTATCACAACGCCATGGCCATGATGACCCTGGGACGTCCGTCCGGCCACGACGTGCAGGGGGGGGCGGGCAGGTACATCCACAGCGGCTACAACACCATCAGCTCGTCCAAAAGCAGCAGCGACATGAAGTACCACGGCCTGGCCGTGCCGGGAGGCGGACAGGGAAGCGGAGGGGTCGTTTTAAGTGATAGCGAATACCTGAAAGGAGGATCCTGGTCCGCGCTGACCGTGGGCCACCCGAAGCCGGTCATTCACAAGGGTTCGGCTACTCTGGACAGATCAATGCTCAAATCCAAATCATGCCAACAGGATCTAACCTGCAATTACCTCCAGGTTGGCCAACGA GGTGACTGGAGCAGTTCGTTAGGCCGCAGCAGGGGCGCCAACGAGATTCCCTGCAGGCGAATGCGCAGCGGCAGTTATGTGAAAGCCATGGGAGACATGGAGGACAGCGACGACTCGGAGGGAAGCCCCAAGCCCTCGCCCAAAATGGCCGCGCGTCGCCAgagttacctcagggctacgcAGCAGTCTCTGAGCGACCAGCTACCCCCACGCAA CTGTCTTCCCGCGCTCAGAGAGCTCTCTAATAACCGTAGCCTGGACAACCTAGACTGCATCGGGGGTACACgctgggatgatgatgatgacttcAGCCAGGCCTGCAGCACCTTGGGCAGACGGAGCTGCATGGGACAG CTAAGAGACCTGGAAATGAGTCATCACTATGAGGACCGCAGCTCTGAGTCCACATTCAGGGATTCCCGCTCCCATTCTCAGGACAACTCGGAGCCTCCAGATCTACCAATGCCGACATGCTTCCGATCCCGCAGCCACAGCTACCTGAGAGCCATCCAGGCCGGGTGTTCCCAAGATGACGACACAGCTTCAGTGGACTCGGGCTGCTCTCCACCTCTGGCTGACACCACTGTTCGCACCTACAGCACCAGCACAG TCTCGACCTGTATTACCACCTGTAAGAAGGCCGCCCCTCCGCCTGTCCCACCCAGGACCACGTCCAAACCTTACATCTCTGTAACGGTCCAGAGCAGCACCGAGTCCGCCCAGGACAACTACCTGGACCAGCAGGAccggaggtcagaggtcaacagccAGTCCAGTCACGCTCACAGCAACTCCTCCGACAGCCTCGACAGCACCCGTGCCAACAGCTTGGCGAGGGGCATTCCCCGCCCCCCGCACATCATCCCTACGCCCATCGCCATTCCGAGAGAGCCGGTCGGCCCCTCCACTTCCAACGCCTCCACTGAAACCAGCGACTCGGCCATCCAGCGCGACAAATCCGGACTGAACAGCGGGGGTCTGGCGGCAGAGGAGCCCCTGGTGGCACCAGTACCCAGACGGAAACTCTCCTCCATCGGCATCCAG GTTGACTGTATTCAGGAAGCTCCCCGAGAGGAGACGCCTCCATTGGCCAAATTTCAGTCGATCGGCGTGCAGGTGGAGGACGGGTGGCA GCCCAGTGGCTCCAGCAGCATGACCTCAAAACAGGAAACCGACTCAGACACCCACGaccccccctctgtccccctcatCAGTCATGCCAAACACTCCGAGAAGAAAGTCATGGTCAACAGCGCCAGCCAATCCACGAGCCCCCCTCCCCGACGGGACTCTTTAGATAATGGCGGCACTCCTGGCGAGGCGTCTTCGCCCCCGCCCGCCCCCAGGCAGATCCTCAAGCGCTCCACCACGCGAAGCAGCTCGTCTTCCTTCTCCGAAAGCCTGGACCCGGCGCTGGACCCCTCATCTTTACCGCCTCCCGACCCGTGGCTGGAGAGCGGTaacgggagcagcagcagcctcccccAGTTCGGGGGCGGGGGGACGCTGTGTCGGAGAGACGGCCACTggttcctgaagctgctgcaggccGAGACGGCGCGCATGGAGGGCTGGTGCCAGCAAATGGAGCAGGAGACCAAAGACAACCAGCTTTCAGAGGAGG TGCTGGGGAAGGTTCGCAGTGCAGTGGGAAGCGCCCAGCTCCTCATATCCCAGAAGTTCCAGCAATTTCGGGGACTGTGTGATCAAAACTTG AATGTGAGTGCCAATCCGAGGCCCAGTGCCCAGGACCTGGCTGGTTTCtgggacctgctgcagctctccatTGAGGACATCAGTCTCAAGTTCGATGAGCTCTACCACCTCAAGTCCAACGACTGGCAGCCCGTGCCATCGGCGGCTCGCCAGTCACCCCCTGAGCGGAAG gaggaggacaaggcgACCCCTTCAGCGTCAAAGAAGCCCGGTAAGGGACGGCCGCTGCTGAGCCGCGAGAAGAGCGCCGACTCCTCGTCTACGTCTTCTTCGGCTTCAgcggagaagcagaggcaagaggCTCGCAAGCGTCTGCTGGCTGCCAAAAAGGCTGCGTCCTTTCGCCAGAACTCCGCTACGGAGAGCGCAGACAGCATCGAAATCTACGTCCCCGAAGCCCAGACCCGCCTCTGA
- the dlgap4b gene encoding disks large-associated protein 4 isoform X3, with translation MKGLGANRNRHLSDSCDPSSGHPESMYPQRSGALLRSPYLLSPTMDHYGTMEPHLYQSSNPGSLPPDCLLPLNNQMTNSSTFPRIQYNSYDQSDFSPPDDSIGGISTGTMGTSMSMGMGAGMGMAGLSGRTPMITSGSATISHHMSKAQTPSSLLDFEKQLPVGCDGFSTLQFHRTSAIAAAKQRTDSPGRIRYMLHSVQKLFAKSQSLETHNMKGNVNGRSTGSGGGSSSTEDGGKQHRRAKSKDRGTKSEAKRRPRSNMSGYWSSDDLDSSDLSSYHNAMAMMTLGRPSGHDVQGGAGRYIHSGYNTISSSKSSSDMKYHGLAVPGGGQGSGGVVLSDSEYLKGGSWSALTVGHPKPVIHKGSATLDRSMLKSKSCQQDLTCNYLQVGQRGDWSSSLGRSRGANEIPCRRMRSGSYVKAMGDMEDSDDSEGSPKPSPKMAARRQSYLRATQQSLSDQLPPRNRILDYTSLQGELDALWSPLHSVSSLHQLGRSMSSCLPALRELSNNRSLDNLDCIGGTRWDDDDDFSQACSTLGRRSCMGQLRDLEMSHHYEDRSSESTFRDSRSHSQDNSEPPDLPMPTCFRSRSHSYLRAIQAGCSQDDDTASVDSGCSPPLADTTVRTYSTSTVSTCITTCKKAAPPPVPPRTTSKPYISVTVQSSTESAQDNYLDQQDRRSEVNSQSSHAHSNSSDSLDSTRANSLARGIPRPPHIIPTPIAIPREPVGPSTSNASTETSDSAIQRDKSGLNSGGLAAEEPLVAPVPRRKLSSIGIQVDCIQEAPREETPPLAKFQSIGVQVEDGWQPSGSSSMTSKQETDSDTHDPPSVPLISHAKHSEKKVMVNSASQSTSPPPRRDSLDNGGTPGEASSPPPAPRQILKRSTTRSSSSSFSESLDPALDPSSLPPPDPWLESGNGSSSSLPQFGGGGTLCRRDGHWFLKLLQAETARMEGWCQQMEQETKDNQLSEEVLGKVRSAVGSAQLLISQKFQQFRGLCDQNLNVSANPRPSAQDLAGFWDLLQLSIEDISLKFDELYHLKSNDWQPVPSAARQSPPERKVLPTPAAQCPGWGGGQGDPFSVKEAR, from the exons ATGAAGGGTTTAGGGGCCAACCGCAACAGGCACCTGTCTGACTCCTGTGACCCCTCCTCGGGCCATCCGGAGTCTATGTACCCTCAGAGGAGCGGCGCCCTACTGCGCAGCCCTTACCTGCTGAGCCCCACAATGGACCACTATGGCACCATGGAGCCCCACCTCTATCAATCATCCAACCCGGGCTCCCTTCCACCGGACTGTCTCTTGCCTCTCAACAACCAGATGACCAACAGCAGCACCTTTCCCAGGATTCAGTACAACTCCTACGACCAGTCTGACTTCTCACCACCAGACGACAGTATTGGGGGGATCAGCACGGGGACCATGGGTACGTCCATGTCCATGGGCATGGGAGCCGGCATGGGGATGGCGGGTCTAAGCGGGCGGACGCCGATGATCACGAGCGGCTCAGCGACTATATCCCATCATATGAGCAAGGCCCAGACGCCATCCAGTCTACTGGACTTCGAGAAGCAGCTGCCTGTGGGCTGCGACGGCTTCAGCACACTGCAGTTTCACCGGACCTCCGCCATCGCCGCCGCCAAGCAGCGCACGGACAGCCCGGGCCGCATCCGCTACATGCTGCATTCGGTGCAGAAGCTCTTCGCAAAGTCGCAGTCGCTGGAGACCCACAACATGAAGGGCAACGTCAACGGACGCTCCACGGGCAGCGGCGGGGGCTCCTCCAGCacggaggatggagggaagcagCACCGCAGGGCCAAAAGTAAAGACCGGGGAACCAAATCGGAGGCCAAGCGCAGGCCGCGATCCAACATGTCAGGGTACTGGAGCTCAGACGATCTGGACAGCAGCGACCTGAGCAGCTATCACAACGCCATGGCCATGATGACCCTGGGACGTCCGTCCGGCCACGACGTGCAGGGGGGGGCGGGCAGGTACATCCACAGCGGCTACAACACCATCAGCTCGTCCAAAAGCAGCAGCGACATGAAGTACCACGGCCTGGCCGTGCCGGGAGGCGGACAGGGAAGCGGAGGGGTCGTTTTAAGTGATAGCGAATACCTGAAAGGAGGATCCTGGTCCGCGCTGACCGTGGGCCACCCGAAGCCGGTCATTCACAAGGGTTCGGCTACTCTGGACAGATCAATGCTCAAATCCAAATCATGCCAACAGGATCTAACCTGCAATTACCTCCAGGTTGGCCAACGA GGTGACTGGAGCAGTTCGTTAGGCCGCAGCAGGGGCGCCAACGAGATTCCCTGCAGGCGAATGCGCAGCGGCAGTTATGTGAAAGCCATGGGAGACATGGAGGACAGCGACGACTCGGAGGGAAGCCCCAAGCCCTCGCCCAAAATGGCCGCGCGTCGCCAgagttacctcagggctacgcAGCAGTCTCTGAGCGACCAGCTACCCCCACGCAA CAGAATCCTGGATTACACCTCGCTGCAGGGGGAGCTGGATGCGCTGTGGTCTCCGCTCCACAGCGTGTCCTCCCTGCACCAGCTGGGCAGGTCTATGAGCAG CTGTCTTCCCGCGCTCAGAGAGCTCTCTAATAACCGTAGCCTGGACAACCTAGACTGCATCGGGGGTACACgctgggatgatgatgatgacttcAGCCAGGCCTGCAGCACCTTGGGCAGACGGAGCTGCATGGGACAG CTAAGAGACCTGGAAATGAGTCATCACTATGAGGACCGCAGCTCTGAGTCCACATTCAGGGATTCCCGCTCCCATTCTCAGGACAACTCGGAGCCTCCAGATCTACCAATGCCGACATGCTTCCGATCCCGCAGCCACAGCTACCTGAGAGCCATCCAGGCCGGGTGTTCCCAAGATGACGACACAGCTTCAGTGGACTCGGGCTGCTCTCCACCTCTGGCTGACACCACTGTTCGCACCTACAGCACCAGCACAG TCTCGACCTGTATTACCACCTGTAAGAAGGCCGCCCCTCCGCCTGTCCCACCCAGGACCACGTCCAAACCTTACATCTCTGTAACGGTCCAGAGCAGCACCGAGTCCGCCCAGGACAACTACCTGGACCAGCAGGAccggaggtcagaggtcaacagccAGTCCAGTCACGCTCACAGCAACTCCTCCGACAGCCTCGACAGCACCCGTGCCAACAGCTTGGCGAGGGGCATTCCCCGCCCCCCGCACATCATCCCTACGCCCATCGCCATTCCGAGAGAGCCGGTCGGCCCCTCCACTTCCAACGCCTCCACTGAAACCAGCGACTCGGCCATCCAGCGCGACAAATCCGGACTGAACAGCGGGGGTCTGGCGGCAGAGGAGCCCCTGGTGGCACCAGTACCCAGACGGAAACTCTCCTCCATCGGCATCCAG GTTGACTGTATTCAGGAAGCTCCCCGAGAGGAGACGCCTCCATTGGCCAAATTTCAGTCGATCGGCGTGCAGGTGGAGGACGGGTGGCA GCCCAGTGGCTCCAGCAGCATGACCTCAAAACAGGAAACCGACTCAGACACCCACGaccccccctctgtccccctcatCAGTCATGCCAAACACTCCGAGAAGAAAGTCATGGTCAACAGCGCCAGCCAATCCACGAGCCCCCCTCCCCGACGGGACTCTTTAGATAATGGCGGCACTCCTGGCGAGGCGTCTTCGCCCCCGCCCGCCCCCAGGCAGATCCTCAAGCGCTCCACCACGCGAAGCAGCTCGTCTTCCTTCTCCGAAAGCCTGGACCCGGCGCTGGACCCCTCATCTTTACCGCCTCCCGACCCGTGGCTGGAGAGCGGTaacgggagcagcagcagcctcccccAGTTCGGGGGCGGGGGGACGCTGTGTCGGAGAGACGGCCACTggttcctgaagctgctgcaggccGAGACGGCGCGCATGGAGGGCTGGTGCCAGCAAATGGAGCAGGAGACCAAAGACAACCAGCTTTCAGAGGAGG TGCTGGGGAAGGTTCGCAGTGCAGTGGGAAGCGCCCAGCTCCTCATATCCCAGAAGTTCCAGCAATTTCGGGGACTGTGTGATCAAAACTTG AATGTGAGTGCCAATCCGAGGCCCAGTGCCCAGGACCTGGCTGGTTTCtgggacctgctgcagctctccatTGAGGACATCAGTCTCAAGTTCGATGAGCTCTACCACCTCAAGTCCAACGACTGGCAGCCCGTGCCATCGGCGGCTCGCCAGTCACCCCCTGAGCGGAAGGTACTTCCCACACCTGCTGCCCAGTGCCCTGGCTGGG gaggaggacaaggcgACCCCTTCAGCGTCAAAGAAGCCCGGTAA
- the dlgap4b gene encoding disks large-associated protein 4 isoform X1 has product MKGLGANRNRHLSDSCDPSSGHPESMYPQRSGALLRSPYLLSPTMDHYGTMEPHLYQSSNPGSLPPDCLLPLNNQMTNSSTFPRIQYNSYDQSDFSPPDDSIGGISTGTMGTSMSMGMGAGMGMAGLSGRTPMITSGSATISHHMSKAQTPSSLLDFEKQLPVGCDGFSTLQFHRTSAIAAAKQRTDSPGRIRYMLHSVQKLFAKSQSLETHNMKGNVNGRSTGSGGGSSSTEDGGKQHRRAKSKDRGTKSEAKRRPRSNMSGYWSSDDLDSSDLSSYHNAMAMMTLGRPSGHDVQGGAGRYIHSGYNTISSSKSSSDMKYHGLAVPGGGQGSGGVVLSDSEYLKGGSWSALTVGHPKPVIHKGSATLDRSMLKSKSCQQDLTCNYLQVGQRGDWSSSLGRSRGANEIPCRRMRSGSYVKAMGDMEDSDDSEGSPKPSPKMAARRQSYLRATQQSLSDQLPPRNRILDYTSLQGELDALWSPLHSVSSLHQLGRSMSSCLPALRELSNNRSLDNLDCIGGTRWDDDDDFSQACSTLGRRSCMGQLRDLEMSHHYEDRSSESTFRDSRSHSQDNSEPPDLPMPTCFRSRSHSYLRAIQAGCSQDDDTASVDSGCSPPLADTTVRTYSTSTVSTCITTCKKAAPPPVPPRTTSKPYISVTVQSSTESAQDNYLDQQDRRSEVNSQSSHAHSNSSDSLDSTRANSLARGIPRPPHIIPTPIAIPREPVGPSTSNASTETSDSAIQRDKSGLNSGGLAAEEPLVAPVPRRKLSSIGIQVDCIQEAPREETPPLAKFQSIGVQVEDGWQPSGSSSMTSKQETDSDTHDPPSVPLISHAKHSEKKVMVNSASQSTSPPPRRDSLDNGGTPGEASSPPPAPRQILKRSTTRSSSSSFSESLDPALDPSSLPPPDPWLESGNGSSSSLPQFGGGGTLCRRDGHWFLKLLQAETARMEGWCQQMEQETKDNQLSEEVLGKVRSAVGSAQLLISQKFQQFRGLCDQNLNVSANPRPSAQDLAGFWDLLQLSIEDISLKFDELYHLKSNDWQPVPSAARQSPPERKEEDKATPSASKKPGKGRPLLSREKSADSSSTSSSASAEKQRQEARKRLLAAKKAASFRQNSATESADSIEIYVPEAQTRL; this is encoded by the exons ATGAAGGGTTTAGGGGCCAACCGCAACAGGCACCTGTCTGACTCCTGTGACCCCTCCTCGGGCCATCCGGAGTCTATGTACCCTCAGAGGAGCGGCGCCCTACTGCGCAGCCCTTACCTGCTGAGCCCCACAATGGACCACTATGGCACCATGGAGCCCCACCTCTATCAATCATCCAACCCGGGCTCCCTTCCACCGGACTGTCTCTTGCCTCTCAACAACCAGATGACCAACAGCAGCACCTTTCCCAGGATTCAGTACAACTCCTACGACCAGTCTGACTTCTCACCACCAGACGACAGTATTGGGGGGATCAGCACGGGGACCATGGGTACGTCCATGTCCATGGGCATGGGAGCCGGCATGGGGATGGCGGGTCTAAGCGGGCGGACGCCGATGATCACGAGCGGCTCAGCGACTATATCCCATCATATGAGCAAGGCCCAGACGCCATCCAGTCTACTGGACTTCGAGAAGCAGCTGCCTGTGGGCTGCGACGGCTTCAGCACACTGCAGTTTCACCGGACCTCCGCCATCGCCGCCGCCAAGCAGCGCACGGACAGCCCGGGCCGCATCCGCTACATGCTGCATTCGGTGCAGAAGCTCTTCGCAAAGTCGCAGTCGCTGGAGACCCACAACATGAAGGGCAACGTCAACGGACGCTCCACGGGCAGCGGCGGGGGCTCCTCCAGCacggaggatggagggaagcagCACCGCAGGGCCAAAAGTAAAGACCGGGGAACCAAATCGGAGGCCAAGCGCAGGCCGCGATCCAACATGTCAGGGTACTGGAGCTCAGACGATCTGGACAGCAGCGACCTGAGCAGCTATCACAACGCCATGGCCATGATGACCCTGGGACGTCCGTCCGGCCACGACGTGCAGGGGGGGGCGGGCAGGTACATCCACAGCGGCTACAACACCATCAGCTCGTCCAAAAGCAGCAGCGACATGAAGTACCACGGCCTGGCCGTGCCGGGAGGCGGACAGGGAAGCGGAGGGGTCGTTTTAAGTGATAGCGAATACCTGAAAGGAGGATCCTGGTCCGCGCTGACCGTGGGCCACCCGAAGCCGGTCATTCACAAGGGTTCGGCTACTCTGGACAGATCAATGCTCAAATCCAAATCATGCCAACAGGATCTAACCTGCAATTACCTCCAGGTTGGCCAACGA GGTGACTGGAGCAGTTCGTTAGGCCGCAGCAGGGGCGCCAACGAGATTCCCTGCAGGCGAATGCGCAGCGGCAGTTATGTGAAAGCCATGGGAGACATGGAGGACAGCGACGACTCGGAGGGAAGCCCCAAGCCCTCGCCCAAAATGGCCGCGCGTCGCCAgagttacctcagggctacgcAGCAGTCTCTGAGCGACCAGCTACCCCCACGCAA CAGAATCCTGGATTACACCTCGCTGCAGGGGGAGCTGGATGCGCTGTGGTCTCCGCTCCACAGCGTGTCCTCCCTGCACCAGCTGGGCAGGTCTATGAGCAG CTGTCTTCCCGCGCTCAGAGAGCTCTCTAATAACCGTAGCCTGGACAACCTAGACTGCATCGGGGGTACACgctgggatgatgatgatgacttcAGCCAGGCCTGCAGCACCTTGGGCAGACGGAGCTGCATGGGACAG CTAAGAGACCTGGAAATGAGTCATCACTATGAGGACCGCAGCTCTGAGTCCACATTCAGGGATTCCCGCTCCCATTCTCAGGACAACTCGGAGCCTCCAGATCTACCAATGCCGACATGCTTCCGATCCCGCAGCCACAGCTACCTGAGAGCCATCCAGGCCGGGTGTTCCCAAGATGACGACACAGCTTCAGTGGACTCGGGCTGCTCTCCACCTCTGGCTGACACCACTGTTCGCACCTACAGCACCAGCACAG TCTCGACCTGTATTACCACCTGTAAGAAGGCCGCCCCTCCGCCTGTCCCACCCAGGACCACGTCCAAACCTTACATCTCTGTAACGGTCCAGAGCAGCACCGAGTCCGCCCAGGACAACTACCTGGACCAGCAGGAccggaggtcagaggtcaacagccAGTCCAGTCACGCTCACAGCAACTCCTCCGACAGCCTCGACAGCACCCGTGCCAACAGCTTGGCGAGGGGCATTCCCCGCCCCCCGCACATCATCCCTACGCCCATCGCCATTCCGAGAGAGCCGGTCGGCCCCTCCACTTCCAACGCCTCCACTGAAACCAGCGACTCGGCCATCCAGCGCGACAAATCCGGACTGAACAGCGGGGGTCTGGCGGCAGAGGAGCCCCTGGTGGCACCAGTACCCAGACGGAAACTCTCCTCCATCGGCATCCAG GTTGACTGTATTCAGGAAGCTCCCCGAGAGGAGACGCCTCCATTGGCCAAATTTCAGTCGATCGGCGTGCAGGTGGAGGACGGGTGGCA GCCCAGTGGCTCCAGCAGCATGACCTCAAAACAGGAAACCGACTCAGACACCCACGaccccccctctgtccccctcatCAGTCATGCCAAACACTCCGAGAAGAAAGTCATGGTCAACAGCGCCAGCCAATCCACGAGCCCCCCTCCCCGACGGGACTCTTTAGATAATGGCGGCACTCCTGGCGAGGCGTCTTCGCCCCCGCCCGCCCCCAGGCAGATCCTCAAGCGCTCCACCACGCGAAGCAGCTCGTCTTCCTTCTCCGAAAGCCTGGACCCGGCGCTGGACCCCTCATCTTTACCGCCTCCCGACCCGTGGCTGGAGAGCGGTaacgggagcagcagcagcctcccccAGTTCGGGGGCGGGGGGACGCTGTGTCGGAGAGACGGCCACTggttcctgaagctgctgcaggccGAGACGGCGCGCATGGAGGGCTGGTGCCAGCAAATGGAGCAGGAGACCAAAGACAACCAGCTTTCAGAGGAGG TGCTGGGGAAGGTTCGCAGTGCAGTGGGAAGCGCCCAGCTCCTCATATCCCAGAAGTTCCAGCAATTTCGGGGACTGTGTGATCAAAACTTG AATGTGAGTGCCAATCCGAGGCCCAGTGCCCAGGACCTGGCTGGTTTCtgggacctgctgcagctctccatTGAGGACATCAGTCTCAAGTTCGATGAGCTCTACCACCTCAAGTCCAACGACTGGCAGCCCGTGCCATCGGCGGCTCGCCAGTCACCCCCTGAGCGGAAG gaggaggacaaggcgACCCCTTCAGCGTCAAAGAAGCCCGGTAAGGGACGGCCGCTGCTGAGCCGCGAGAAGAGCGCCGACTCCTCGTCTACGTCTTCTTCGGCTTCAgcggagaagcagaggcaagaggCTCGCAAGCGTCTGCTGGCTGCCAAAAAGGCTGCGTCCTTTCGCCAGAACTCCGCTACGGAGAGCGCAGACAGCATCGAAATCTACGTCCCCGAAGCCCAGACCCGCCTCTGA